The Panthera tigris isolate Pti1 chromosome F3, P.tigris_Pti1_mat1.1, whole genome shotgun sequence genome includes a window with the following:
- the OPN3 gene encoding opsin-3 isoform X2, translating into MYSGNRSGGQGHWEGGGAAGAEGPGPAGTLSPAPLFSPGTYERLALLLGSIGLLGVGNNLLVLVLYYKFQRLRTPTHLLLVNISLSDLLVSLFGVTFTFVSCLRNGWVWDTVGCVWDGFSSSLFEKSSSHKCMCDAF; encoded by the exons ATGTACTCGGGGAACCGTAGCGGCGGCCAGGGCCACTGGGAGGGCGGCGGGGCCGCGGGCGCCGAGGGGCCGGGACCGGCGGGGACGCTCAGCCCCGCGCCGCTGTTCAGCCCGGGCACCTATGAGCGCCTGGCGCTGCTCCTTGGCTCTATCGGGCTGCTGGGCGTCGGCAACAACCTGCTGGTGCTTGTCCTCTACTACAAGTTCCAGCGGCTCCGCACTCCCACCCACCTCTTGCTGGTCAACATCAGCCTCAGCGACCTGCTGGTGTCCCTCTTCGGGGTCACCTTTACCTTCGTGTCCTGCCTGAGGAACGGCTGGGTCTGGGACACCGTGGGCTGCGTGTGGGACGGGTTTAGCAGCAGCCTTTTCG agaaGAGTTCCAGTCACAAATGCATGTGTGATGCATTTTGA
- the CHML gene encoding rab proteins geranylgeranyltransferase component A 2 encodes MADSLPTEFDVIIIGTGLPESILAAACSRSGQRVLHLDSRSYYGGNWASFNFSGLLSWLKEYQQKSDVAEESTASWQGLIHETEEAITLRKTDETIQHTEVFCYANQDMDDKIEETDALQKNPSSLTSSTLTKPLDSACLSEETHSYVTSYEMPTKDIPKNDGEISLEVSGVEGTLAEEKYCGDETCRRTVSDEDTVENKPIEEDNNDQLKRNRITYSQIVKESRRFNIDLVSKLLYSQGLLIDLLIKSNVSRYAEFKNVTRILAFREGKVEQVPCSRADVFNSKELTMVEKRILMKFLTFCLDYEQHPDQYQAFMQCSFSEYLKTKKLTPNLQHFVLHSIAMTESSCTTIDGLKATKNFLQCLGRFGNTPFLFPLYGQGEIPQCFCRMCAVFGGIYCLRHKVQCLVVDKESGRCKAIIDHLGQRINAKYFIVEDSYLSEKTCSNIQYKQISRAVLITDQSILKTDSDQQISILIVPPADSGTCAVRVTELCSSTMTCMKDTYLVHLTCSSSKTAREDLDSVVKKLFTPYTEAAINEEELTKPRLLWALYFNMRDSSGVSRSSYNGLPPNVYVCSGPDCGLGNEHAVKQAETLFREIFPSEEFCPPPPNPEDIIFDGDDKQPEGSGTNNIIMAKLDSSEGSKNLESPGKHLEN; translated from the coding sequence ATGGCGGACAGTCTCCCCACAGAATTCGATGTGATCATAATAGGGACAGGTCTGCCTGAATCCATCCTTGCAGCTGCGTGTTCAAGAAGTGGTCAGAGGGTTCTGCATCTCGATTCAAGAAGCTACTATGGAGGAAACTGGGCAAGTTTCAACTTTTCAGGATTGCTCTCCTGGTTGAAGGAGTACCAGCAAAAGAGTGATGTTGCAGAAGAAAGTACTGCCTCGTGGCAAGGCCTGATTCATGAAACAGAAGAAGCCATCACTCTGCGCAAGACGGATGAAACCATTCAACACACAGAAGTTTTTTGTTATGCCAATCAGGATATGGATGACAAAATTGAAGAGACTGATGCTCTGCAGAAAAATCCTTCCTCACTGACATCTAGTACTCTCACTAAACCTCTGGATTCTGCATGCTTGTCTGAAGAAACACACTCATATGTTACTAGCTACGAAATGCCTACCAAAGACATTCCAAAAAATGATGGAGAGATTTCACTAGAAGTAAGTGGTGTAGAGGGCACCttggcagaagaaaaatattgtggAGATGAAACTTGTAGACGCACAGTTTCAGATGAAGATACAGTTGAAAACAAACCTATAGAGGAAGACAACAATGATCAACTAAAGAGAAATAGGATTACTTACTCTCAAATAGTTAAAGAAAGCAGGAGGTTTAATATTGATTTGGTATCAAAGCTCCTGTATTCTCAAGGGTTGCTAATTGATCTTTTAATCAAATCAAATGTTAGTCGTtatgcagaatttaaaaatgtcactAGGATTCTTGCATTTCGAGAAGGAAAAGTAGAACAGGTGCCTTGTTCCAGAGCAGATGTCTTCAATAGCAAAGAACTCACTATGGTTGAAAAGAGGATACTAATGaaatttcttacattttgtttAGACTATGAACAACATCCTGACCAATACCAAGCTTTCATGCAGTGCTCATTTTCAGagtacttaaaaactaaaaaattaaccCCCAACCTCCAGCATTTTGTACTGCACTCCATTGCAATGACAGAATCATCTTGCACTACAATAGATGGCCTTAAAGCAACAAAAAACTTCCTTCAGTGTCTTGGACGGTTTGGCAACACtccctttttatttcccttatatgGCCAAGGAGAAATTCCCCAGTGTTTCTGCAGGATGTgtgcagtttttggtggaatctattgTCTTCGCCATAAAGTTCAATGCCTTGTAGTTGACAAAGAATCTGGAAGATGTAAAGCAATTATAGATCACTTAGGTCAAagaataaatgctaaatattttattgtggaGGATAGTTACCTTTCTGAGAAAACATGCTCAAATATACAGTATAAGCAGATCTCCAGGGCAGTGCTCATTACAGATCAATCTATACTAAAGACAGATTCAGATCAGCAAATTTCCATTTTGATAGTGCCTCCAGCGGACTCAGGAACATGTGCCGTTCGTGTCACTGAATTATGTTCTTCAACCATGACGTGCATGAAAGACACTTATCTGGTACATCTGACCTGTTCCTCCTCTAAAACAGCAAGAGAAGACTTAGACTCAGTAGTAAAGAAACTATTCACTCCATATACTGAAGCAGCAATAAATGAGGAGGAACTTACAAAGCCAAGACTCTTGTGGgctctttattttaatatgagaGATTCCTCCGGAGTCAGCAGAAGCTCATATAATGGCTTACCTCCCAATGTTTATGTCTGCTCTGGGCCTGACTGTGGACTGGGAAATGAGCATGCGGTCAAGCAAGCTGAAACACTGTTCCGGGAGATCTTTCCAAGTGAAGAattctgtcccccacctccaaatCCAGAAGACATTATCTTTGATGGTGATGATAAACAACCAGAGGGTTCTGGAACCAATAACATAATCATGGCCAAACTAGACTCCTCTGAGGGAAGCAAAAACCTAGAAAGCCCAGGGAAACATCTTGAAAACTAG